GCATAATGAAATGAAACGCACCTGATATAGTCCCGTTCAGTATCCGCTTGACAGGAGAGGTCTCTGAAATGACTTGATGTTCTAGTCTATTTCCTAGACAACGGGGTGTGGCTGCAGCAGGAAAGATAGGATATGGCTATAGTGGACTTGGTGCACTCTCTCATTATTCATTTTATAACCATGGGCGTGTCTCTATTGACAGGTAGGCTACCTTGGCTGTAGAAATTCCTGACTATGGACtcccttacagaaaaaccacatgatttcacattaAATTTAAAGTGTGAAAACATGTCAtcttggaacacttcacatgttatcgcgttttcacatatgtagtttcatgttatcacatgttgctttacatttccttgcaaaagtattcatcccccttggcgtttttcctactttgttgcattacaacctgtaatttcaattgatttttatttggatttcatgtaatggacatacacaaaatagtccaaattggtgaagtggaatggaAAAAATAActtaattcaaaaaaataaataacggaaaagtggtgcgtgcatatgtattcaccccctttgctatgaagcccctaaataagatctggtgcaaccaattaccttcagaagtcacataattagttaaataaagtccacctgtgtgcaatctaagtgtcacatgatctgtcacatgatctcagtatatatacacacctgttctgaaaggccccagagtctgcaacaccactaagcaaggggcaccaccaagcaagcagcaccatgaagacaaggagctctccaaacaggtcagggacaaagttgtggagtacatatcagggttgggttataaaaaaatatccaacactttgaacatcccacggagcaccattaaatccattattaaaaaatggaaagaatatggcaccacaacaaacctgccaagagagggctgtccaccaaaactcacagaccaggcaaggagggcattaatcagagaggcaacaaagagaccaaagttaaccctgaaggagctgcaaagctctacagcggagattggagtatctgtccataggaccactttaagccgtacactccacagagctgggctttacagaagagtggctagaaaaagccattgcttaaagaaaaaaataagcaaacatggttggtgttcgccaaaaggcatgtgggagtctccccaaacatatggaagtaggtactctggtcagatgagactaaaattgagctttttggccatcaaggaaaacgctatgtctggtgcaaacccaacacctctcatcaccccgagaacaccatccccacagtaaagcatggtggtggcagcatcatgttgtggggatgtttttcatctgcagggactgggaaactggtcagagttgaaggaatgatggatggcgctaaatacagggaaattcttgagggaaacctgtttcagtcttccagagatttgagactgggacggaggttcactttccagcaggacaatgaccctaagcatactgctaaagcaacactcgagtggtttaaatgtcttggaatggcctagtcaaagcccagatctcattCCAATTGAGAATCAAATATTTTGcaccttcaaagtggtaggcatgttgtgtaaatcatacaaaccccccaaaaaaaatccattttaattgcaggttgtaaggcaacaaaataggaaaaatgccaaggggggtgaatactttcgcaagccactgtacatgttgtcatgtgttatcacattaacttcacataagatcacatTTGAGCACATGAAagcatgtgtttttggaacacttcacgtgtTCACGTGTGAAATTCAAGTGGTTTTTCCATAAGGGCTatatgtcacgagttacaaagccagaacccagaagcagaccaggacaaggtaagttgaaacgaaggtgagtgtttatttacaaagtcaagagtgatgctgaataatccagggaacagagcgggcggcgttgattagttgttgggggtgcagtggttgatccaatcatggctcggcagccgccgaccaccaggcagaggttggatgaaggttccggacgagtgactgcagatggaacaaaacggaggtaagtaaacaacaaaccaacaaggtgcaaaacaacaaaactaacgctagaagctctaagactgatactctggtaaacctactgttcatggctaacgatccggcagggaatggatgttaggccagagcctaagaagggtgatgatcaggaccaggtgtgcagattgctgatgggatgcaggtgcggaaatcaagagagctccccggagcgttccagaaccctcgggaaactggagatcacgagcagaaaaactagtccacagacaggacccgactcagactgccgggatcgttacactataAGCCTATCCGGCCGTTAGTTCAGTTCACCAATCTGATATGAAATGGATAAAACCTACAGTAAAACCAATAAATGGTGAGATAGATGTAGCTATAATAAAATCACTGACGTATCCAGTATTTTCATGTGGAAAGTTGGATATCAGACACACTGTCACACAGACAGAATTGTCAGTGGGCGACCCCCTCCCAACACGCGCGTGCCAATAACAGAATCCAAGAAACTCTAGATTTCTGTAAGATTTATAAACAGCACACAAAATGAACAATAATTGTAAGTCAAATAAAAAGAATAAAAGACAATAAAATTACAACATTAATGTTAAAAAGTCATTTTCTTTTTTCAGAACAGATCAAATATTTATACAGACAAAAACTTCTTATAGAATATATGTAGCCTATAAAGATGTAGGTAGAGACATCTTTATGTAGTTCAAACAAGGAAACACCCTTTGAATCCAGTCAAATAATTTCCATTCCTACATAATACAGTCGCTTCAGGGTCAAGGGGTGAGCTCAAAAACAGTCAGAAACATTTTGACTTTTTGTTAAAGGAGGTTTTGGTTGGTGTCAGTGTTGCTGGTGGAGTTGGCTGGTAGTTTATCCTCCTAAAACCATAAGGGTGTAATACATTAGAGAACATCAAAGTCAATTCCACCGGCAAATCTGAACTCATGATTTAAGTGCAGTGTAAACCACGTTTTAGTAGTTCAATTTAGTAGTTCATGAATGAAACATACAACTGTAGATTAGATATGAGGTCAAAATATTCCAGATACAGTCAGTCAGATTAGTCAATTCTAAGGATGCAATTCTTTATCCTAATTCATAtatcaatgttgttgttttttaatttaaaaaacgaCAACTTCGGTTCAGTATGGTCCTTCTGTGTGTATCCTCCAAAAGTCCGAACAGTTCATtgtaaacccccccccccctttttataAAATGTTCAGTATAAAACCCCTCATGGTGGCTCACTACTGTTGTCTTCCTAGAAAAAAGAAACAATTTGGTTTATGAAAAGCACAAGAGGTTTCAAGTGTTTGTGTTCAAGAATGAGTGGGGTTGGGGGGTGAGAGTTGATTAATACCCACACATTCTTTTAAACAattatatacagtgtatatatatatatatatatatatatatacatatatacatacagtggggaaaaaaagtatttagtcagccaccaattgtgcaagttctcccacttaaaaagatgagagaggcctgtaattttcatcataggtacacgtcaactatgacagacgaaatgagaaaaaaaaatccagaaaatcacattgtaggatttttaatgaatttatttgcaaattatggtggaaaataagtatttggtcaataacaaaagtttctcaatactttgttatataccctttgttggcaatgacacaggtcaaacgttttctgtaagtcttcacaaggttttcacacactgttgctggtattttggcccattcctccatgcagatctcctctagagcagtgatgttttggggctgttgctgggcaacacggactttcaactccctccaaagattttctatggggttgagatctggagactggctaggccactccaggaccttgaaatgcttcttacgaagccactgcttcgttgcccgggcggtgtgtttgggatcattgtcatgctgaaagacccagccatgtttcatcttcaatgcccttgctgatggaaggaggttttcactcaaaatctcaggatacatggccccattcattctttcctttacacggatcagtcgtcctggtccctttgcagaaaaacagccccaaagcatgatgtttccatccccatgcttcacagtaggtatggtgttctttggatgcaactcagcattctttgtcctccaaacacgacgagttgagtttttaccaaaaagttctattttggtttcatctgaccatatgacattctcccaatcctcttctggatcatccaaatgcactctagcaaacttcagacgggccaggacatgtactggcttaagcagggggacacgtctggcactgcaggatttgagtccctgatgtcgtagtgtgttactgatggtaggctttgttactttggtcccagctctctgcaggtcattcactaggtccccccgtgtggttctgggatttttgctcaccgttcttgtgatcattttgaccccacggggtgagatcttgcgtggagccccagatcgagggagattatcagtggtcttgtatgtcttccatttcctaataattgctcccacagttgatttcttcaaaccaagctgcttacctattgcagattcagtcttcccagcctggtgcaggtctacaattttgtttctggtgtcctgacagctctttggtcttggccatagtggagtttggagtgtgactgtttgaggttgtggacaggtgtcttttatactgataacaagttcaaacaggtgccattaatacaggtagcgagtggaggacagaggagcctcttaaagaagaagttacaggtctgtgagagccagaaatcttgcttgtttgtaggtgaccaaatacttattttccaccataatttgcaaataaattcattaaaaatcctacaatgtgattttctggattttttttctcaatttgtctgtcatagttgacgtgtacctatgatgaaaattacaggcctctctcatctttttaagtgggagaacttgcacaattggtggctgactaaatacttttttcccccactgtatatatatatatatataccctccTTTCCTGTCCCGCCCTCCCCCTTTCCTGTCCCGCCCTTCTTTACTGGTCTAAGTTCAGTTTCAAATCAGTCAGCTCCACCACCACAGACAAACCAGGTCTGTAGAGAGGTGACACTAAATGTACAACAATGACAGGCAGTTACAGTACAGAATAGTTCCTACTGGTATCACCAGACACCTATAGATATACAGTCCACCATTAGAATTCCATTGTTGTTACGAACCCGATCCTCCTCTTCACCCCCAATCCCTCTTCCTTGTTTTGAAAAGGGAAATAAGAAACGAAGAGTGGGATTGGAAAAGGGATTCAATCCCGAGGATGAAGCTTTTAACATAACATTAGAAAAACATGTAAAAAACCTGCATACAACATCTCAGAACTAACTTATACCATGATACAATACACAATTCCCGGGTAGGCTTTCTATGCCAAAGAAAGACGAATAGATGGAATCACTGAAGATAAGTTCTATCAGGTCTGGTTGGTTGGAGGTTGAGAAGATGTTGGTCCAGCTCTCAAGTCCTGTTTTCTGGTTTGCGTATCCAGTGGGAGGTCAATGTTAACTCGGAACAATCTCGGAATCAGCCTTGGATTCCTGCGCTTCCGGTCCGCACTCGCTCTCCTCCGGGATATCCTGGAGATCTGAGGTGGTCATTGAAGGTTATTCATATGAATAAACATGTTATTAATACGTTTAATAATGGTTGAATAATGTGTTGATCAAAACAGGACTAGCTAGCTCAGTAATGTAAATAGAGGTTCCAATCGAGATGCGACTGGAGGAGTACTGTTATGTACACtgagttacattttacatttacattttagtcatttagcagacgctcttatccagagcgacttacagttagtgaatacatatatatatttttatttttatactggccccccgtggggacTGTATAATAAGGACTGTGGACAGAGGGAGTTAAATATTGTCAGAGGTATCCACCCTTTAAGCACACAGAAAGAAAGAATGGGGAGAGGTGCATTGATTAAGTAAGAAGGGCATAAAAAACAGTGACTGTCTCTCAATACTCTGAATGTTCCCTCTAAACCTACCATATACTGTATGATCAAAGTTGAATGAAAATGTATGAAAAGGGTGGAAAAGTAAAgagtggagaggacagagagctatTATTGACTATCAacaaacagagagatagagggagggcaGGACATAGTACACAAAACTCTGCCTACTCTATAAACAGCTGAGAAATCAGTGCCAAACAGATAGCTAGAGATATGACGTGCTGACACACCTTCAATATGCAGAGGTAGAGAgtgagaaatgtgtgtgtgtgtgtggcgtgtgtgtgtgacaaggTAAACTAGGTGTGATACGGTTAAAGGTCAGAAATGTGTAAAGATCAGTTGTCATGGACACCATAGGGATTCTTTTTAGATTCCATGGATTTGGCCAATCCCAAAGTGATCGAGTCATAGACCTCTTTATCGCACTGATTACACCCTACCAATGACTAATACTTTAGTGCCGTAGATATTCCTtctatttaaatgttttactccaCATACAAACGTATACATATAAACAACAActtacagacgcacacaaacaatGACCACATCCCATCTGCCCAGACccgcatgctcacacccccatccctagtgcctgcattaCTGTTTGCCCCTAGATATTCCAATTACACTCAATACAGGAAAGATAGACACTGTGGGTCAATTACTCACCTCTTGGACTGTCGGAGCGTGGTGAAACCTTCACtacatcttcctcttcctctgagtcctcctcttcctcctcctcactgcCTTCCTGTACGCCGTCCAATTGGTCCACTGGTTCCTGACAGGCCAATGGGGCGACAGGGCTGGGCTCGCCATCACCACTTCCTCTTCTTTTAGCAGGAGCCTAGTAAAGGAGAAAAGTAATGTCATCATATCCTCTATGAGCTCACCTACAGATCAACCACTAGTGCTTCTTGAATGGCTTAGTGATTCAGCCAGTTGGGGTGAGGACTGTAAGTCTACCTAAACCCAAGCACACTTGACCCCAAACTCCCACACTTGACATTCACACACCTCTGCCAGAGGTTACTTTGCTCACCTGCTCTAAGGCTGTAACATCCACCACGATGTCTCCGTTACTGCCTCTGCTGCCTCTGCTGCCTCTGCTTCCCCTCCTGCCCTTCATGTCCCTGAGCTGCTGCTCCATCTGAGCCTGGGCCTTCTCGCTCTCCCTCAGCCTGGCCTCCAGGGGGCGCagcctccccacctcctcctgcAGCAGAACATGCTGCCTCTGGAGCATGGCCATGTCCCCCATGGTTGCCACCGTGCCCGCATCCAGACCTGTGTCACGTGACATGGAACGGCACAGCCTGGGGAAGGAGTTTGGAGGAGTGGGGGTGGGAGTGGAGGAACCTGAGGAGGCAGGGCCAGTACCCTCACGGAGGCGGAGCTCGAGGACAGAGTCCTGGTGAATGACGGCggcctgggagagagaggaaggagagagtgagttttGAATCTAGGTTGGAACTGGGGTGTAGGGAAGGACCCCTATGAAAGGCAAAATTCAGCCTCACCTGTAGAGCGTGGAGCTGAGCATTGAGGTTCACCAGCCTCTGACACACCTCCTCATTTAGGGGTCTGTCCTGTAGCTGGTTACCATTTCTGTCCTGAAAGGATAAAGAACACCCACAAAACATGAAGTCATTATAACTGATTATGTATTACAGTCACAGTTGTGGCTTATGTATATGTTATTCAACCCTAAGGCACAGTCATCCTCTCTCACCTTGGACGCTGGACTTCCTTTGAATTCATGAGTTCCGTTGACGGAGATCGAATCTCCATCTGTAAATGGGtgggatagaaggagagagaaagtgagctGATTGGTAAGTGAGAGATGAAACACTGTAGAGACAACCCTCCACCATCTCCCAGTGGTAAAAGACTAAGCAAAACCACTCACTGCTCACTGGCGCCCCTTTGTGGTTCTGGTCACCATTGGTGCTACCGTTGGACTTGGGAAGCTCAATGTTAGAACCCAGCAGCAACTCACTCAGCCTGTCAACTGAtgaaaagagggaaggagagggaattAAAAACTAAAGAAGAGGCATAGCAACATTAACACCACAATGTAACATCGTCCTACTCACTGCATAACACTACACTCAGGGGTTAATAACTGAGGTTTTGTTGGTGATCTCAGATTGACTCCTGAGAGGCTATGACTAGCTGATACTTATACTCTTATAGGGTGCTCATTATTTaattctacctctctctctgcagtgctaAGCTCTGGGTTAGGCCTCATTTTAATACCTGCCTCGTAAGACGGCATTAACCCTCACCTTACCCTCTATGGCACTGACTTAGGATGACCCAGCCCTACACCAGCCTCTCGCCTCACTATTAGGTGGTGAAAAGTCAAACTGACCATAGATCAGGAATTAGAATCAAGGTAAATTCTACATTCGCTTACCCTCTGAGATGGCGTCGGTGAGTAGGTATTCCGCCTGGGGTGCATAGGGGGTGTCGGCCCGGAAGATGTTCCTAGAGTTGGTGAGGGGCATGACCTCCTGACCCCCACCGGTGACCTCAGCCAGGTCAGAGAACAGAGTCACTCTCTCCTGGAGGAGCTCCAGCACCTCCCTGTCCTTCTGCTGGATGTCAGCTAGAAACACATTCTAGTCAGTAAGATGCATCTTCAGGTCTAAAACAACTGAATGTTCAGAATGATGCGGATGTTGTCTATTAAGGGACGATGAATAGACAAGTGTAGCACAGGAatgatagagaaagagaaaggtggAGGAGAAGAGGTTGTACCTCTGAGTCTGCGCAGTAAAGCCTTGTCCTCTGTCTCTATCAGGGGGAAGTCCTCTCTGGACGGACAgctggagggtgagagagagagcgagagagagtgaggagaaggTGAGGTATGGTCAGGTTAAGGATAGTGCCGGGGCATAAGGAAGGACCCCTAGGATTCCATTAAGGATGATAGAGAATTCTCAAAATTGAAATCGGCAAAGCTCTGAATGAGttgagcaggtgtgtgtgtatgtgtgtattacaGTAGCTGACCTGCTGACGGTCTGCTGTATGAGTCTCATCCAGTTGTTCCTGTCGTCTCGTGAGGTGCCGTGCAGCTCGTACATCTCTGGGGGGGTGGAGTCACTGATCAGGAACATCCCTCGCTCCTGATTGGCTATGTCCCTCACAATCAGGTTCTTCAGAGACAACACTGCAGGCTTGTcctaagagagagagcgatagagaaggagagagagagcgatagagaaggagagagagagagacagaaaggggggAGATGTTAGCTCTGTGATATAACATTTATACTAAATAAAGTTAGATgtgtggaaaggcaaagacagaAGCAATGGAGGACCTGCTGAACAAAAGTCGGAAAGCAGAAGAgatgagtagagaggagaggaggatgagtcAGATGAGTGGAAAGGAGAGGGGCAGACTTACTATGCAGGGGAAGAAATACTTCTGGTCCTTCTCCTGCATGAACACCAGGATGTCTGTCATCAGCAGGACCTGCacatctacatacacacacagagtggaACATTGTAAAAGATACATAGAGTATGCAACCTTGTTTCTCCACACTTATTCTGTAAAGATACACGAACAATCATaccccctttatctctctctacctctttctctctcagataCACACTCCCTCCCTACCTTTGAGTCTGGATCCTTGTGTCTTCCACAGCAGTGTGCCCTCGTGGAGGAGCGTCCTGCGGAGCAGCTCCCCTCCCCTGAACACCCCTCCTCCCCTGACCTCTGCCTGGGCCCGGGGGTCCAATCTGGCCCTGATCTCCTGGAGCCTCTGGGTCCGCTCCAGCTCTGCCACCTGCTGGTCCACAGAGCTCAACAAGTCCCGgatcagggacagggactgggctAGGGACTTGGCCTCCTCTTCACTGCCTGTTCGGGGGggagagatgatgatgatgatgaggagtgTCTTGAGGTCAGTTGTATTCAAAAGCATTTCAGTTGTGTATGGGTATTCTACTGCTGTGTATGTAGAGATTATTCAGTTCTTATACGTTTTTGTCTACTCCCTGAGCTGTAGTGGCTGTTCTGTGTTCAGCTTTTATGCTGTGTGAGTCTACTCACTAAGCTGCTATAGCTGTTCTGGAGTCAGGTCTTACCCTTGGTGTTGTCCAGGATGCGCTGGATGAGGACAGGGTATTTGGTGATGCGTTGAGTCACCAGCAGGATGCACTCCTGGATGCCATGGCGACGCAGTAGGGGC
This portion of the Coregonus clupeaformis isolate EN_2021a unplaced genomic scaffold, ASM2061545v1 scaf1250, whole genome shotgun sequence genome encodes:
- the LOC121572415 gene encoding rho guanine nucleotide exchange factor 2-like isoform X2, translated to MSRVTEPLPKTRQERMKEINLRNKEKERMKEREKEAREREARYSNGHLFTSLTVSATTLCSACNKSITAKEALSCPTCNVTIHNRCRDTLANCAKMKQRQQKLALVRNSSALQNVALRTKTPMMKERPSSAIYPSDSLRQSLLGSRRVRSGLSLSKSVSTQNLAGNLNDDSPLGLRRILSQSTDSLNFRNRAMSMESLNDEGEVYYAAMLEELEREGKDFEADSWSRAVDPSYLQTHRKDVIKRQDVIYELIQTEFHHVRTLRIMEGVFRQGMLDEVLLEPGVAHAVFPCLEQLMALHTRFLSQLMTRRTHSLAPGSCTNFTINQLGDILTEQFSGQCADEMRKAYAEFCSRHPKAVKLYKELLARDKRFQHFIRRVSRGPLLRRHGIQECILLVTQRITKYPVLIQRILDNTKGSEEEAKSLAQSLSLIRDLLSSVDQQVAELERTQRLQEIRARLDPRAQAEVRGGGVFRGGELLRRTLLHEGTLLWKTQGSRLKDVQVLLMTDILVFMQEKDQKYFFPCIDKPAVLSLKNLIVRDIANQERGMFLISDSTPPEMYELHGTSRDDRNNWMRLIQQTVSSCPSREDFPLIETEDKALLRRLRADIQQKDREVLELLQERVTLFSDLAEVTGGGQEVMPLTNSRNIFRADTPYAPQAEYLLTDAISEVDRLSELLLGSNIELPKSNGSTNGDQNHKGAPVSNGDSISVNGTHEFKGSPASKDRNGNQLQDRPLNEEVCQRLVNLNAQLHALQAAVIHQDSVLELRLREGTGPASSGSSTPTPTPPNSFPRLCRSMSRDTGLDAGTVATMGDMAMLQRQHVLLQEEVGRLRPLEARLRESEKAQAQMEQQLRDMKGRRGSRGSRGSRGSNGDIVVDVTALEQAPAKRRGSGDGEPSPVAPLACQEPVDQLDGVQEGSEEEEEEDSEEEEDVVKVSPRSDSPRDLQDIPEESECGPEAQESKADSEIVPS
- the LOC121572415 gene encoding rho guanine nucleotide exchange factor 2-like isoform X3, with product MAGQRKNKEKERMKEREKEAREREARYSNGHLFTSLTVSATTLCSACNKSITAKEALSCPTCNVTIHNRCRDTLANCAKMKQRQQKLALVRNSSALQNVALRTKTPMMKERPSSAIYPSDSLRQSLLGSRRVRSGLSLSKSVSTQNLAGNLNDDSPLGLRRILSQSTDSLNFRNRAMSMESLNDEGEVYYAAMLEELEREGKDFEADSWSRAVDPSYLQTHRKDVIKRQDVIYELIQTEFHHVRTLRIMEGVFRQGMLDEVLLEPGVAHAVFPCLEQLMALHTRFLSQLMTRRTHSLAPGSCTNFTINQLGDILTEQFSGQCADEMRKAYAEFCSRHPKAVKLYKELLARDKRFQHFIRRVSRGPLLRRHGIQECILLVTQRITKYPVLIQRILDNTKGSEEEAKSLAQSLSLIRDLLSSVDQQVAELERTQRLQEIRARLDPRAQAEVRGGGVFRGGELLRRTLLHEGTLLWKTQGSRLKDVQVLLMTDILVFMQEKDQKYFFPCIDKPAVLSLKNLIVRDIANQERGMFLISDSTPPEMYELHGTSRDDRNNWMRLIQQTVSSCPSREDFPLIETEDKALLRRLRADIQQKDREVLELLQERVTLFSDLAEVTGGGQEVMPLTNSRNIFRADTPYAPQAEYLLTDAISEVDRLSELLLGSNIELPKSNGSTNGDQNHKGAPVSNGDSISVNGTHEFKGSPASKDRNGNQLQDRPLNEEVCQRLVNLNAQLHALQAAVIHQDSVLELRLREGTGPASSGSSTPTPTPPNSFPRLCRSMSRDTGLDAGTVATMGDMAMLQRQHVLLQEEVGRLRPLEARLRESEKAQAQMEQQLRDMKGRRGSRGSRGSRGSNGDIVVDVTALEQAPAKRRGSGDGEPSPVAPLACQEPVDQLDGVQEGSEEEEEEDSEEEEDVVKVSPRSDSPRDLQDIPEESECGPEAQESKADSEIVPS
- the LOC121572415 gene encoding rho guanine nucleotide exchange factor 2-like isoform X1, translated to MMNGCPPQYQQRSVSMEGFDTEDMEQVLLGALEGSSRGGWDPRRAPIPSYGQELGSLLSLTEEEAGCQTQLFSPLEEQSSQLQGFSASAPSLCASPSLRQLPNANLHPPTQAHTHTHSQTPHTHPYTHSQNHQHQSHHRSYSNSTSQRYYQESSLGSVFGGSTQSVDAELGELWGQEERERLDGERERRREERRTEEQRGAPPGEERGEKTGSPLGRTFSFLRKMAGQRKNKEKERMKEREKEAREREARYSNGHLFTSLTVSATTLCSACNKSITAKEALSCPTCNVTIHNRCRDTLANCAKMKQRQQKLALVRNSSALQNVALRTKTPMMKERPSSAIYPSDSLRQSLLGSRRVRSGLSLSKSVSTQNLAGNLNDDSPLGLRRILSQSTDSLNFRNRAMSMESLNDEGEVYYAAMLEELEREGKDFEADSWSRAVDPSYLQTHRKDVIKRQDVIYELIQTEFHHVRTLRIMEGVFRQGMLDEVLLEPGVAHAVFPCLEQLMALHTRFLSQLMTRRTHSLAPGSCTNFTINQLGDILTEQFSGQCADEMRKAYAEFCSRHPKAVKLYKELLARDKRFQHFIRRVSRGPLLRRHGIQECILLVTQRITKYPVLIQRILDNTKGSEEEAKSLAQSLSLIRDLLSSVDQQVAELERTQRLQEIRARLDPRAQAEVRGGGVFRGGELLRRTLLHEGTLLWKTQGSRLKDVQVLLMTDILVFMQEKDQKYFFPCIDKPAVLSLKNLIVRDIANQERGMFLISDSTPPEMYELHGTSRDDRNNWMRLIQQTVSSCPSREDFPLIETEDKALLRRLRADIQQKDREVLELLQERVTLFSDLAEVTGGGQEVMPLTNSRNIFRADTPYAPQAEYLLTDAISEVDRLSELLLGSNIELPKSNGSTNGDQNHKGAPVSNGDSISVNGTHEFKGSPASKDRNGNQLQDRPLNEEVCQRLVNLNAQLHALQAAVIHQDSVLELRLREGTGPASSGSSTPTPTPPNSFPRLCRSMSRDTGLDAGTVATMGDMAMLQRQHVLLQEEVGRLRPLEARLRESEKAQAQMEQQLRDMKGRRGSRGSRGSRGSNGDIVVDVTALEQAPAKRRGSGDGEPSPVAPLACQEPVDQLDGVQEGSEEEEEEDSEEEEDVVKVSPRSDSPRDLQDIPEESECGPEAQESKADSEIVPS